A genome region from Manihot esculenta cultivar AM560-2 chromosome 5, M.esculenta_v8, whole genome shotgun sequence includes the following:
- the LOC110615925 gene encoding protein TSS — MAPRNSRGKAKGEKKKKDEKVLPVVTDITVNLPDETSAALKGISTDRIIDVRRLLSVNTETCYITNFSLSHEVRGPRLKDTVDVSALKPCVLTLTEEDYDEELAVAHVRRLLDIVACTTWFGPSASTQDKAKSDSGKNAPGVQDKTAKKTTSQANTAKQSSSSKEVLMEAEGEMNHSCPKLGSFYEFFSLSHLNPPIQFIRKAAKRKVEDIPEEDHLFSLDVKLCNGKLVQVEACRKGFYNVGKQRILCHDLVDLLRQLSRAFDNAYDDLMKAFSERNKFGNLPYGFRANTWLIPPFAAQSPSVFPSLPVEDEVWGGNGGGLGRDGKSDLIPWASEFLFLASMPCKTAEERQVRDRKVFLLHSLFVDVAIFRAIRAVQHVRVNQDLLCSLGSSKILYTERVGDLSITIMKDNSNASFKVDTKIDGIQATGVDKKDLVQRNLLKGITADENTAAHDIVTLGIVNVRYGGYVAVVKVEGREEKNVSPPSQSIELEQPEGGANALNINSLRLLLHRTTSSEHSKPAAHLQASECEELSASQAFVEQMLEESLAKLEQEESKQDHFVRWELGACWIQHLQDQKNTEKGKKPSIRKSKKLSLEKEMKVEGLGMPLRSLKGNKKKTDESKEIQSKNSRSSFGGATGEDEVATSASMEPQPETTSKKNELPLQRLLSDTAFTRLKESDTGLHSKTLQELIDMSQKYYIEVALPKLVADFGSLELSPVDGRTLTDFMHTRGLRMRSLGHVVKLSEKLSHVQSLCIHEMIVRAFKHILQAVIAAVADHEKMAVSIAAALNLMLGVPESRDSDKSCHVNPLVWRWLEVFLKKRYEWDLSSSSFKDVRKIAILRGLCHKVGIELVPRDYDMASAHPFRKSDVVSLVPVHKQAACSSADGRQLLESSKTALDKGKLEDAVTYGTKALAKLVAVCGPYHRMTAGAYSLLAVVLYHTGDFNQATIYQQKALDINERELGLDHPDTMKSYGDLAVFYYRLQHTELALKYVKRALYLLHLTCGPSHPNTAATYINVAMMEEGLGNVHVALRYLHKALKCNQRLLGPDHIQTAASYHAIAIALSLMEAYPLSVQHEQTTLQILRAKLGPDDLRTQDAAAWLEYFESKAFEQQEAARNGTRKPDASIASKGHLSVSDLLDYINPSRDTKGRDFVSVKRKGYITKIKEKTNPNVNLTSSDESPKEILKEASDEEMHTPLATQKTSSAQVQFQQPIVEESAEKKSGISNDIFPVAHAEGDDGWQPVQRPRSAGSYGRRLKQRRGIIGKVYQKKIVDTNMDYPPVKNNHQSNRYYLLKKRALSHGNYVDHHAANPSLGAKFGRRIVKAVTYRVKSIPSGNKTAATENSGCGSKDFALSLESRPNSAPNDVLPVRNSVVSLGKSPSYKEVALAPPGTIAKFQVWFPQSDIPDNQEIGVGKHEEEKIEAIEHASKVVTDLEDLCAEKDKNSAIDLADHLNNITDVERKEESHSSDAKDENSFMEPQSTLGSESGVIGVHEVMENGTLIDDMKNSVDPLSKESTREKDSAEFEPQGNYNSNLSQVEDLKDKSLVINSGETHGFPNKKLSASAAPFNPSPSIARAASLTVNIPLPSGPGAVPAVAPWPVNMTLHPGPATVLPTISPMSSPHYPYPSPPATPNVMQPLPFIYPPYSQGQAVPTSTFPVTSNAFHPNHFSWQCNVNHNVSEFIPSTVWPGCHSVEFSAPPPVAEPIPDRMLEPKLQIENPESTTPPSVLSADTHNVGKAKKEANLLASEGTDDAKELAKVGLEHLKENGHLNLGKVEISGNASGQNKIFKESTSCGDERKIDGEKTFSILIRGRRNRKQTLRMPISLLSRPYGSQSFKVICNRVVRGSEAPKSTGFSSSEDSAANAT, encoded by the exons ATGGCACCAAGGAACAGTCGTGGCAAGGCAaaaggagagaagaagaagaaagacgaGAAGG TTCTTCCTGTTGTTACTGATATCACAGTGAACCTCCCTGATGAAACTAGTGCTGCCTTGAAG GGGATATCCACAGACAGGATTATAGATGTTCGTCGGCTTTTATCAGTGAACACGGAAACTTGCTACATCACAAATTTTTCATTATCCCACGAG GTAAGGGGGCCACGGTTAAAAGACACTGTCGACGTTTCAGCGCTCAAGCCTTGCGTGCTCACGTTAACTGAAG AGGACTACGATGAGGAACTTGCTGTGGCGCACGTTAGACGGCTCTTGGACATTGTCGCTTGCACAACGTGGTTTGGTCCGTCGGCGAGCACGCAGGATAAGGCCAAATCTGATTCTGGAAAGAATGCGCCAGGTGTGCAGGACAAGACCGCGAAGAAAACCACATCTCAAGCTAATACTGCCAAACAATCGTCATCGTCGAAGGAGGTGCTGATGGAGGCAGAAGGAGAGATGAACCACTCATGCCCTAAGCTTGGAAGCTTTTATGAGTTCTTCTCACTCTCCCATCTCAATCCTCCTATTCAAT TTATAAGGAAAGCAGCGAAACGGAAGGTTGAGGACATTCCAGAGGAAGATCATCTCTTTTCCCTCGat GTGAAGCTTTGCAACGGAAAGCTAGTTCAGGTTGAAGCTTGTAGAAAGGGATTCTACAATGTTGGGAAGCAGCGGATTCTTTGTCACGATCTTGTTGATTTGTTGCGCCAGCTTAGTAGAGCCTTTGACAAC GCTTATGATGATCTCATGAAAGCATTCTCAGAACGTAACAAG TTTGGGAATCTTCCTTATGGCTTTAGAGCCAACACATGGCTTATCCCTCCATTTGCAGCACAGTCACCTTCAGTTTTCCCTTCTCTTCCTGTTGAGGATGAAGTGTGGGGAGGAAATGGAGGTGGTCTCGGAAGAGATGGAAAAAGTGATTTGATACCTTGGGCTAGTGAGTTTTTGTTTCTTGCATCTATGCCCTGCAAGACAGCAGAGGAGAGGCAGGTTAGAGACCGGAAAGTGTTCCTTCTTCACAGCTTATTTGTTGATGTTGCCATTTTCAGAGCAATTAGGGCTGTGCAACATGTTAGAGTTAATCAAGACCTATTATGTTCGCTTGGGAGTAGTAAAATTCTTTATACAGAAAGAGTAGGTGACTTGAGCATCACAATCATGAAAGACAATTCCAATGCAAGCTTTAAGGTTGACACTAAAATTGACGGAATTCAAGCAACTGGAGTGGATAAAAAAGATTTAGTGCAGCGGAACCTACTGAAAGGAATTACTGCTGATGAAAATACTGCTGCACAT GATATTGTCACTCTTGGTATTGTAAATGTAAGATACGGTGGCTATGTTGCTGTTGTGAAAGTTGAGGGGAGGGAGGAAAAGAACGTCAGCCCTCCATCTCAAAGTATTGAACTCGAACAACCTGAAGGCGGTGCCAATGCCCTTAACATTAACAG TTTGAGGCTACTTCTGCATAGAACAACATCTTCAGAACATAGTAAACCAGCAGCTCACTTGCAAGCTTCAGAATGTGAAGAGCTCAGTGCTTCCCAAGCTTTTGTAGAGCAAATGCTGGAAGAAAGTCTTGCTAAGCTTGAGCAAGAAGAATCAAAGCAGGATCATTTTGTGAGGTGGGAACTTGGAGCCTGCTGGATTCAACATTTGCAGGACCAGAAAAATACAGAAAAAGGTAAGAAACCATCCATTAGGAAGAGCAAGAAACTCTCCTTGGAAAAAGAAATGAAGGTTGAGGGACTTGGCATGCCTCTTAGGTCCCTTAAGGGCAACAAGAAAAAAACAGATGAAAGCAAGGAAATACAATCCAAAAACTCACGATCCTCTTTTGGTGGCGCAACTGGGGAAGATGAAGTTGCTACTTCAGCTTCTATGGAACCTCAACCTGAAACCACATCCAAAAAGAATGAGCTTCCGCTGCAGAGGCTGTTGTCTGACACAGCCTTTACTCGACTAAAAGAATCGGATACTGGACTTCATAGCAAG ACTTTGCAAGAGCTAATTGACATGTCTCAGAAATATTATATTGAAGTTGCTCTGCCAAAGCTG GTAGCAGATTTTGGCTCACTGGAACTGTCACCAGTGGATGGGCGAACACTAACTGATTTTATGCATACTAGAGGTCTTCGGATGCGTTCCCTGGGACATGTT GTAAAGCTTTCTGAGAAGCTGTCACATGTACAATCACTCTGCATTCATGAGATGATTGTACGAGCATTTAAACATATTCTTCAGGCTGTGATTGCAGCAGTTGCAGATCATGAGAAAATGGCTGTATCAATAGCGGCTGCATTGAATCTGATGCTTGGGGTTCCTGAAAGTAGAGATTCAGATAAATCGTGCCATGTCAATCCTCTAGTATGGAGATGGCTGGAGGTGTTTCTGAAGAAGCGATATGAATGGGATCTTAGCAGCTCAAGCTTCAAAGATGTGAGAAAAATTGCAATTCTTCGTGGATTATGCCACAAG GTGGGTATCGAATTGGTTCCAAGGGATTATGATATGGCTTCTGCACATCCATTTCGAAAATCCGATGTAGTCAGCCTGGTCCCAGTGCATAAG CAAGcagcatgctcctctgcagaTGGAAGACAACTCCTGGAATCATCAAAAACAGCCTTAGACAAGGGAAAACTTGAAGATGCAGTTACTTATGGGACAAAG GCTCTAGCAAAGCTGGTGGCAGTTTGCGGTCCATACCATCGAATGACTGCAGGAGCTTACAGCCTTCTTGCTGTTGTATTATATCATACTGGAGACTTCAATCAG GCTACTATATATCAGCAAAAAGCCTTGGACATCAATGAGAGGGAACTAGGACTTGATCATCCTGACACAATGAAAAGTTATGGGGATCTTGCTGTGTTCTATTACAGACTTCAACATACAGAGTTGGCCCTCAA GTATGTAAAGCGAGCTTTATATCTTCTACATCTCACATGCGGTCCTTCACACCCAAACACTGCTGCAACATATATTAATGTGGCCATGATGGAGGAAGGCCTGGGAAATGTGCATGTTGCCCTTAGATATCTTCATAAAGCTCTGAAGTGCAACCAAAGGTTACTTGGTCCAGATCATATTCAG ACGGCAGCCAGTTACCATGCAATAGCAATTGCACTCTCCCTGATGGAAGCATATCCATTAAGCGTTCAGCATGAACAAACGACCTTGCAAATTCTCCGAGCAAAACTGGGCCCAGATGATTTACGTACTCAG GATGCTGCTGCTTGGCTTGAGTATTTTGAGTCCAAGGCCTTTGAACAACAAGAAGCTGCAAGGAATGGCACTAGGAAGCCTGATGCATCCATAGCTAGCAAAGGCCACTTGAG TGTTTCTGATTTGCTGGACTACATTAATCCAAGCCGTGACACAAAGGGGAGAGATTTTGTATCGGTGAAGAGGAAAGGTTATATTACAAAG ATAAAGGAGAAAACCAACCCTAATGTGAATTTAACAAGTTCTGATGAATCTCCTAAAGAGATTCTCAAAGAGGCTTCAGATGAAGAGATGCACACACCTTTGGCTACCCAGAAGACTAGTTCTGCCCAAGTtcagttccagcaacccattGTGGAAGAGAGCGCTGAGAAGAAATCTGGCATTTCCAATGACATATTTCCTGTAGCACATGCTGAAGGGGATGATGGATGGCAACCAGTTCAAAGGCCAAGATCAGCTGGTTCATATGGGCGCCGCCTGAAGCAGCGGCGGGGAATCATTGGCAAGGTTTATCAGAAAAAGATTGTGGATACCAACATGGATTACCCTCCTGTCAAGAATAATCACCAGAGTAACAGGTATTACCTTTTAAAGAAACGGGCACTATCTCATGGAAATTATGTGGATCACCATGCAGCTAATCCTTCCTTGGGTGCGAAATTTGGGCGGAGAATCGTGAAAGCTGTAACATACAGGGTCAAGTCTATTCCTTCAGGTAATAAAACTGCTGCAACAGAGAACTCAGGATGCGGTAGCAAAGATTTTGCTTTGTCACTGGAATCCCGTCCAAATTCTGCCCCTAATGATGTTCTTCCAGTGAGGAATTCGGTAGTTAGTCTTGGAAAGTCCCCTTCATACAAGGAAGTAGCATTGGCACCACCAGGTACCATTGCTAAGTTTCAGGTCTGGTTTCCACAAAGTGATATTCCAGATAACCAGGAAATTGGTGTTGGAAAACATGAGGAAGAGAAAATCGAAGCAATTGAACATGCTAGTAAAGTGGTAACAGATTTAGAAGATTTATGTGCTGAGAAGGATAAAAATTCGGCAATAGATTTGGCAGATCACTTGAACAATATAACTGATGTTGAGAGGAAAGAGGAAAGCCACTCAAGCGATGCGAAGGATGAAAATTCTTTTATGGAGCCTCAGAGCACACTAGGATCTGAATCTGGTGTTATTGGGGTTCATGAAGTTATGGAGAATGGCACATTGATTGACGACATGAAAAATTCGGTTGATCCTCTGTCAAAGGAATCTACTCGTGAAAAGGATTCAGCCGAATTTGAACCCCAAGGTAATTATAACTCCAACTTGTCTCAAGTAGAGGATTTGAAGGACAAATCATTGGTTATCAATTCAGGCGAGACTCACGGATTCCCAAATAAGAAGTTGTCTGCTTCTGCAGCTCCATTTAACCCATCACCATCTATTGCACGTGCTGCTTCATTAACTGTGAACATTCCTCTTCCTTCTGGTCCTGGTGCTGTTCCAGCTGTCGCACCATGGCCTGTAAACATGACTCTACACCCCGGGCCTGCTACCGTCTTGCCCACAATTAGTCCAATGTCTTCCCCACACTACCCATACCCGTCACCTCCTGCAACCCCAAATGTGATGCAACCATTGCCCTTTATTTACCCTCCTTACAGTCAAGGCCAAGCGGTGCCAACCAGTACCTTTCCAGTGACCAGCAATGCTTTTCATCCCAATCATTTCTCTTGGCAGTGTAATGTGAACCATAATGTATCAGAGTTTATTCCTAGCACAGTGTGGCCTGGCTGCCATTCTGTGGAGTTTTCTGCCCCACCACCTGTTGCTGAGCCAATTCCTGATCGTATGTTAGAGCCTAAATTGCAAATTGAAAATCCTGAAAGCACAACTCCACCTTCCGTTCTTTCAGCAGACACTCACAATGTAggaaaagcaaagaaagaagCGAACCTTCTGGCATCAGAAGGAACAGATGATGCAAAAGAACTGGCTAAGGTTGGCTTGGAACACTTGAAGGAAAATGGTCACTTAAACCTGGGTAAGGTTGAAATTTCTGGGAATGCTTCAGGTCAGAACAAAATATTCAAAGAAAGTACTAGCTGCGGTGATGAAAGGAAGATTGATGGGGAAAAAACTTTCAGCATTTtgataaggggaaggagaaACAGAAAGCAGACTCTGAGAATGCCAATAAGTTTGCTTAGCCGACCATATGGCTCCCAATCTTTTAAAGTTATATGTAACAGAGTAGTAAGAGGCAGCGAAGCTCCAAAATCTACGGGCTTTTCATCGAGTGAAGACAGTGCTGCTAATGCGACGTGA